The genomic window ACCGCCGTGCCCTTCTTCGCGGGCTCCCGGGCAGAGGCGTCCGAGATCCGCGACAAGGCGGGGATGTTCAGCGCCGGGGCCGTCCGCAAGGCGACCGCGGAGCTCGACCGCGCCGAACAACGTTCGGGCGTCTCGGTGGTGATCGAGACGATCGAATCGCTGCCCAACGTCGCCGCCAACGCGCCGGAGGCCGCGAGGCGGAACGCCGTGCAGGAGCTGGCGGACCGTCGCGCCCGCGAGATTGGCCACGAGGGCGTCTACTGGCTGATCTCCCAGAAAGACCGCGTCTACTCCGAGCCGCTGGTGAAGGAACGCTATGCGTCCCTCTTGCCCCGCTCGACGAGGCAAGCGGTGGGCAACGCCCTCGTGTCCGAGTTCAAGAAGCAGCGCTTCGACGACGGCCTGCTGGCCGCGGTGGGCGAGATGACGCAGTCGCTCTCGAGCCACGCCGCCGCGCCCGCGGCGGTCCCCGGCCGTAGGCTCGTCCCCGGCGCCGCCGCGAACCACGGCGTGCCGGACCGGGCCCCGCGGTTCGGGATCGGCTCGCTCCTGTTCATCGGCCTGGCGATCTTCGGGGTCCTGCTGCTCTTCCGCGTCATCGGCGGCATGTTCCGCGGCGCTTCCTCGATGGGCGGCGGCATGGGCGGCCCCGGCTACGGCCCCGGCCCGGGCCCCGGCTATGGAGCGGGCCCCGGATACGGCTACGGCGGCGGCTACGGCCGCGGCGGCGGGTTCTTCTCGAACATGCTCGGCGGCCTCGGCGGTGCCCTGGCGGGCAACTGGCTCTATGACCAGTTCTCCGGCCGGCACGGCTCCGGCCACGTCGACGCCTCGTCCTACATGAACCCCGGCGAAACCCAGTACACCGGCATCCCCGACGACGGCGGCGACAACTTCGTCGGCGGCGACGACAACGGCGGCATGGGCGGCTCCTGGGGCGAGGCCGGCGACGCCGGCGGCGGGAGCTGGGGCGACTCCGGCGGCGGTGGAGGCTGGTTCGGCGGCGGTGGCGATAGCGGCGGGAGCTGGGGCGGCGGAGATGGCGGCGGCGACTGGGGCGGCGGTGGCGGCGACGCCGGCGGCGGCTGGTGAGCGATCCAGCCCGATCGCTTGAATGCGTGCCATCAACCTGACGCAACAGAGGAGGAGGGGGCTTCGGCCGCCTCCTCCTCTTGTTTAAGGCCCGCAGGGTGCATCGGCCGCGAGGCTGGCCGACGCACTGGTCTCAGAGCGTCTTCAGCTTGATGTTCCTGTACCAGCAGTCCTTGCCGTGGTCCTGGAAGCCGAAGTAACCCTCGCGGGGGAGCTTGCCGATGGCCACGCCGGCGAACTTGTGGTCCGAGCCGTCGGGCCGCTTGCCCGGGGTCGTCCACTCGTCCAGGTTGGCCGAGCTGACTTCGGTGCCGTTGAGGACGACCGCGACGTGCGGCCCCTTGCACGTGATCGTCATGTGGTTCCACTCGCCGGCCGGCTTCTGGGCGTTGGACTTCGGGGGGACCAGGTCGTAGAGCGCGCCGGGGTCGTGCATCCCGGTCCCGGTCGTGTCGTCGATGGCGATCTCGATGCCCGTCATCACCGGGTCCTTCAGGTCCGACGTCCGGATGAAGACGCCGGAGTTGCAGCCAGGCGAGAGCTTGTAGTCGAAGTCGAGCACGAAGTCGGCGGCCTTCGCCTCATGGACGACGAGGTAGGATCCCGTGCCGTGCGGGTTCAGGCCGTCGGGCTGGACGAACTCCTTCGCCAGCGGCTTGCCGTCGCAGAGGATCCAGCCTTTGGCGCTCTGGCCGTCGAAGAGGCACTTCATCTCCGGGTCATCCGCGCCCAGGAGGGTGCCGACGGCGAGCGTGAGCGTGGAGAGGGCCGCCAGGCCGGTCAGGCGGCGGAGGATGGGGGATCGCATCGGGTTGAGTCCTCGAGGGGGCCTCCTGCGGCCGCCCGTCGCCCCTTTGCGGCGGCCGGCCTTCCGGTTACCTTAGCCTCGGGCCGAGGGCACTTCCACCCCCGGCCGGCCCGCGGACAGGAGCCCCTCATGGAACGGATCCCCCGACGGCGCGAGTCCCTCCGGCGAAAGCTCGCCGAGGGCGACCTCGACGCCCTGCTCGTGACCTCGGAGACGAACGTCTCGTACCTGTCGGGGTTCACCGGCGACTCCTCCGTCATGCTGCTCGGCCGCGATGGTGACGGCGACGTGATCCTCTCCGACGGCCGGTTCACGACCCAGATCGAGCAGGAATGCCCGGGGCTGACGGCGATCATCCGGCCCGCGACGCAGACGATGGTGCAGGCCGTCGCCGAGGCGGCGAAGGCTCGCGGGATCCGCCGACTCGGCTTCGAGTCCGCCGCGCTCACCGTGGCCGAGTTCGACAAGCTCCGCGAGGCCCTGAAGGAGGACGCCGCCCTCCGCCCCACGGCGGAGCTCGTCGAGGACCTCCGCCAGATCAAGGACGAGTCCGAGGTCGCCGCCATCCGCGAGGCGATCGCCTTCGCGGAGGGGGCCTTCACGGCCGTCCGCGCGGGGCTGAAGCCCGGGATGACGGAGAAGCAGGCCGCCGACCGGATCGAGTCCGAGATGCGGCGGCTCGGCGCGACCGGCGCGAGCTTCCCGCCGATCGTCGCGGTCGGCCTCCGGGCCGCCCTGCCCCACGCCCGGCCGACCGAGGGGGCGAAGATCGGCGACGCCCCGTTCGTGCTCATCGACTGGGGGGCGACCGGCCGGCCGTACAAGAGCGACTTGACGCGCATGGTGGTTACCGGTAAGGTCACTCCGGAATTCGAAACCGTCTATCGAACCGTCCTGGAGGCCCAGGAGCGGGCGATCCGCTCGATCCGGCCCGGGGCCCGTGCCCACGACGTGGATGCCGAAGCCCGCTCCGTCATCGAGGACGCGGGTTTCGGCCGTTTTTTTGATCATGGGCTCGGCCACGGGGTGGGCATGGAGATCCACGAGGCGCCCCGGCTGCGGAGGCAGTCGGAGACCCTCTTGAAGCCCGGCATGATCTTCACGGTCGAGCCGGGAATCTACCTGCCCGAGTGGGGCGGGGTCCGCATCGAGGACGATGTCCTGGTGACCCCGGAGGGCTGCGAGGTCCTCTCCCACCTCCCCAAGGCGATCGATACGGTTTGTCTCTAAAGGCGGGTCGCCCCGCCCGCCCCGCCGCCCCGGCTCCGCCGGGACGCGCCCGGGGAGTGCCCCGCGAGACGCGACCCGGGGCCGGATGAGGCGGTTGTCGCGCAGCGGGGTGCAAGAATCCATGGCGGAGAATGCGGCCGATCCCGGCGGTCCTCTGGACGTCCAGAAGATCCACTACCTCGTCCGCCTCATGAAGCGGTACGACATCACCGACCTGAACATCAACGACGGGCCGCTCCAGGTCCGGCTCCGTCGCCGGGGCCACGAGCCGGCCCCGGCGGCCCAGCACCTGCCCGGCATGCTCCACTACCCGGCCGCCTTCGCCCCGCCCCCCGCCGCGCCGGCACCCGCCGCGCCGGCGGCCCCGGCCGCCCCGGCGCCCGCCGCGCCGCAGGGCATCCTCATCAAGAGCCCGATGGTCGGCACCTACTACGCCTCCAGCGCGCCGGACACCCCGGTGTTCGTCAACGTCGGCTCGTCCATCCAGCCGGATACGACCGTCTGCATCATCGAGGCGATGAAGGTCTTCACCGACATCCCCGCCGGCGTCTCGGGCACCATCGCCGAAATCCTCGTGAAGAACGGCCAGGCCGTCGAGTTCGACCAGCCGCTCTTCCGCGTCAATCCCGCCTGAACGCGGGCCCGAGCCCGCGAAGGCCGTCCGCCGTCGACGACGCCCGGGGGGACCGAACCCCGGGCGCGGCCCCGAACGAGAGGTGAGCGTTGTCGATGTTCCAGCGCATCCTGGTCGCGAATCGTGGCGAGATCGCCCTCCGGGTGATCCGGGCCTGCAAGGAGCTCGGCGTCGAGGTCGTCGCCGTCTATTCGCAGGCGGACCGCGACGCGCCCTACCTCGAGCTGGCCGACCGGGCCATCTGCATCGGCAAGGCCCCCAGCGTCGACAGCTACCTGAACATCCCCCGGCTGATCGCCGCCGCCGAGGTCGCCGACGTCCAGGCCATCCACCCCGGCTACGGCTTCCTCAGCGAGAACCCGCAGTTCGCCGAGATCTGCCGGAGCTGCAACTTCGAGTTCATCGGCCCGCCCCACGAGGCCATCCGCAAGATGGGCCTGAAGACCGAGGCCAAGGCCATCGCCGCCGAGGCCAAGGTCGCCTGCGTCCCCGGCTCCGACGGCGCCGTGGCCGACGACGCCGAGGCCCTCCGCCTCGCCCGCGCCATCGGCTTCCCCGTCCTCATCAAGGCGGCCGCCGGCGGCGGCGGCAAGGGCATGCGCGTCTGCCGCGACGAGTCGAGCCTCGCCGGCGCCCTCCAGATGGCCCGCAACGAGGCCTCCGCCGCCTTCAAGAACCCGAGCGTCTACCTCGAGAAGTTCATCGACCGCCCGCGGCACGTCGAGATCCAGATCCTCGCCGACGCCCACGGCAACGTCGTGCACTGCTGGGACCGCGACTGCTCCCTCCAGCGGCGGCACCAGAAGCTCGTCGAGGAGGCCACCGCCTCCACCCTGCCCGACTCCGTCCGCGCCAAGATCGGCGAGGCCGCCGTCCGCCTGGCGAAGACCGTCGGCTACGTCAACGCCGGCACCTGCGAGTTCCTCGTGGATCCCGACGACAACTTCTACTTCATCGAAGTGAACGCCCGGATCCAGGTCGAGCACCCGGTCACCGAGATGGTGACAGGCATCGACCTCGTCCAGCAGCAGATCCGGATCGCCGCCGGCGAGCCCCTGCCGTTCCGCCAGCAGGACATCGTCACCCGCGGCCACGCCTTCGAGTGCCGGATCAATTCCGAGGATCCGGACAACGACTTCCGCCCCAGCCCAGGGCGGATCACCGCCCTGAAGATCCCCGGCGGCCCGGGCGTCCGCTGGGACTCCCACGCCCAGGCCGGCTACACCGTCCCGCCGAACTACGACTCGCTCGTCGGCAAGCTGATCGTCCACGGCGCGACCCGCGACGCGGCCGCCGCCCGCATGCGGAGGGCGCTCGACGAGCTCGTCATCGAGGGCGTGAAGACCACCATACCCCTCCACCAGCGGGTCTTCCGCAACCCCGACTTCCTCGCCGGCCGCGTCGACACGACCTGGGTCGAGCGCGTGCTCATGCCCAGCTCCGCCGGCCGCCAGGCCCAGCCCGCCTGACGCGGCCCGCGGCCCCGCCCATCTGGCCGCGCGCGGGCGGCCGTGATAGGCTCGAGGCGCACAGGATCCGGCCCCGACCGACGGCCGCCCGGGGCGCGGCGTGCCGCGGGACCGATCCCCCGGACCTGGCCCAGGCGTAGCGCCCCCTGCACCCGCGCGGACGTGCCCCAATGAACGTCGGACTCCTGACTGGCGGCGGCGACTGCCCGGGGCTCAACGCGGTCATCCGCGCCGTGGTCCGGCGGGTCGCGGCGGCCGGCGGGCGCTGCACGGGGATCCTCGAGGGCTGGCGCGGCCTCATCCGCGAGATGACCGTCCCCCTCACGGTCGCCGAGACCCACGGGATCGTCGGCCTCGGCGGGACGATCCTCGGCTCGTCCCGGACGAACCCCTACAAGAACCCGGAGACGGACGTCGCCTCCGTCCGCGCCCATTTCGAGGCGCTGGGGCTGGACGCCCTGGTCGCCGTCGGGGGCGACGACACCCTGGGCGTGGCCCTCCGGCTGCACAAGGACTTCCGATTCCCGGTCGTGGGGGTCCCCAAGACCATCGACAACGACCTCGACGCGGCCGACTTCTCCTTCGGCTTCGACACCGCCGTGAACATCGTCGTCGAGGCGGCCGACCGGCTCCGGACCACGGGCGAGAGCCACCGCCGCGTCATGGTGCTGGAGACCATGGGCCGCCGTTGCGGCTGGATCGCCTGCTACGCGGGGATGGCGGCGGGGGCCGACTACATCCTCGTGCCCGAGGTCCCCGTCGACCTCGGCCGGATGCTCGACTCGCTCGCCAGGCGCCGCCAGGCGGGCCGGCATTCCGCCCTCGTCGTGGTCGCCGAGGGGGCCCGCCTGGAGGGCCCCGCCGACCCCGCCTGCTATCCGCCCCGCGACGCCCCGGGCATGCCCCGGCCGGAAGGCATCGGGGCCTCCGTCGCGTGGATCATCGAGAACCGGGCGCGCGTCGAGACGCGGACGCTCGTGCTGGGCCACATGCAGCGAGGCGGCATCCCGACCGCCGCCGACCGCGTGCTGGCGACCCGCCTGGGGCTCGCCGCGGCCGACCTCGCCCTCCGGCGGCGGTTCGGCACGCTGCTGACCCACCGCGGCGGCCAGATCGCGGAGGCGCCCCTCACCGCCGAGAACATCGGCCCCCGCTCCCTCGACCTGGCCTACTACGACGCGGCCGCCGCCTCGTTCGCCTGACCGCGCCGGCCGGCGTGGGGCCCTTCACAGAGACCCCACACGTCTCCTGCGCGAAATCCGCGATTTTCCGGTGGTAGGGGTTTGACCGCGGGCCCATCACCCGCTACTATTACCCCTGTGCCAACCACAACGGGGCCGAAAACAACGGCCGGATCGAGTCGCCTCAGGGCCGCTCGAGCCGGCCGCAAGTATCGGTAGAAACTCGAACCGTGGGTGAACATCCGACGTAGAATCCCTTCGTCGGTTCGATCGCGAGATCGAGCTCTTTGACAATCCGGTCGATTGCATTCGTCAGCCAAGTACGAGGAATGCAGAAGAAGCGCGAGGATGGTTTTCATCCAAGCGCTTGTGAGGGACCCTTGAGGGAGGCCGGCGTGCGGCCGAGTCCCGCAGGTCGCCATGACCCCCGGTCCGGGGGCTGCGGCGAGGGGACGGGAAGCACGGACCGGCATCAGCAAGGTCGGCCATCTCGCGAGAGATTGCCGCCCCGAATGATGCGACCAGTTTTTTTCCTCAACCTCTTCGGAGATGAGGGCTGACGCCGATCGGGACGCCTTCGGGCGGGTCGCGAGGCGGAGGCACCATTTTGAAGGGTTTGATCCTGGCTCAGAATGAACGTTGGCGGCGTGGATTAGGCATGCAAGTCGAACGGGCCTAGCAATAGGCCAGTGGCGCAAGGGTGAGTAAGGCGACGGTAACCAACCCCACGGTTGGGTATAGCCGCGGGAAACTGCGGGTAATCCCCAGCGACATAAGCTATCGGCATCGGTGGCGTATCAAAGCTCCGGCGCCGTGGGACGGGCCGTCGTGGTATTAGCTAGTTGGCGGGGTGATGGCCCACCAAGGCCGTGATGCCTACCGGGCGTGCGAGCGTGGCCCGGCACACTGGGACTGAGACACTGCCCAGACTCCTACGGGAGGCTGCAGTCGAGAATCTTCGGCAATGGGCGCAAGCCTGACCGAGCGACGCCGCGTGGAGGACGAAGGCCTTCGGGTTGTAAACTCCTGTCGAGGGGGAGGAAGGCGCAAGCTTGACCGATCCCTGGAGGAAGCACGGGCTAAGTTCGTGCCAGCAGCCGCGGTAAGACGAACCGTGCGAACGTTATTCGGAATCACTGGGCTTAAAGCGCGTGTAGGCGGATGGGAGCGTCGGCCTCTGAAATCCCCCGGCTCAACCGGGGAAGTGGAGCCGAAACGACCCGTCTGGAGGGACGTAGGGGGACCTGGAACTTCCGGTGGAGCGGTGAAATGCGTTGAGATCGGAAGGAACGCCCGTGGCGAAAGCGAGGTCCTGGACGTCTGCTGACGCTGAGACGCGAAAGCCAGGGGAGCGAACGGGATTAGATACCCCGGTAGTCCTGGCCGTAAACGATGGGCACTGGGTAGGGGACCCTTCCGATGGGTTCCCTGCCGTAGCGAAAGCGTGAAGTGCCCCGCCTGGGGAGTATGGTCGCAAGGCTGAAACTCAAAGGAATTGACGGGGGCTCACACAAGCGGTGGAGCATGTGGCTTAATTCGAGGCTACGCGAAGAACCTTATCCTGGGCTTGACATGCAGGGATTAGCCGGCGGAAACGTCGGTGACGCCGCAAGGTGGAACCTGCACAGGTGCTGCATGGCTGTCGTCAGCTCGTGCCGTGAGGTGTTGGGTTAAGTCCCGTAACGAGCGAAACCCCTGTGGTCAGTTGCCAGCGCGTCATGGCGGGGACTCTGATCAGACCGCCGGCGTCAAGCCGGAGGAAGGCGGGGACGACGTCAAGTCATCATGGCCCTTATGCCCAGGGCTGCACACGTGCTACAATGGGGCGGACAGAGCGTCGCCAGGCC from Aquisphaera giovannonii includes these protein-coding regions:
- a CDS encoding 3-keto-disaccharide hydrolase; the encoded protein is MRSPILRRLTGLAALSTLTLAVGTLLGADDPEMKCLFDGQSAKGWILCDGKPLAKEFVQPDGLNPHGTGSYLVVHEAKAADFVLDFDYKLSPGCNSGVFIRTSDLKDPVMTGIEIAIDDTTGTGMHDPGALYDLVPPKSNAQKPAGEWNHMTITCKGPHVAVVLNGTEVSSANLDEWTTPGKRPDGSDHKFAGVAIGKLPREGYFGFQDHGKDCWYRNIKLKTL
- a CDS encoding 6-phosphofructokinase; the protein is MNVGLLTGGGDCPGLNAVIRAVVRRVAAAGGRCTGILEGWRGLIREMTVPLTVAETHGIVGLGGTILGSSRTNPYKNPETDVASVRAHFEALGLDALVAVGGDDTLGVALRLHKDFRFPVVGVPKTIDNDLDAADFSFGFDTAVNIVVEAADRLRTTGESHRRVMVLETMGRRCGWIACYAGMAAGADYILVPEVPVDLGRMLDSLARRRQAGRHSALVVVAEGARLEGPADPACYPPRDAPGMPRPEGIGASVAWIIENRARVETRTLVLGHMQRGGIPTAADRVLATRLGLAAADLALRRRFGTLLTHRGGQIAEAPLTAENIGPRSLDLAYYDAAAASFA
- the accC gene encoding acetyl-CoA carboxylase biotin carboxylase subunit, which gives rise to MFQRILVANRGEIALRVIRACKELGVEVVAVYSQADRDAPYLELADRAICIGKAPSVDSYLNIPRLIAAAEVADVQAIHPGYGFLSENPQFAEICRSCNFEFIGPPHEAIRKMGLKTEAKAIAAEAKVACVPGSDGAVADDAEALRLARAIGFPVLIKAAAGGGGKGMRVCRDESSLAGALQMARNEASAAFKNPSVYLEKFIDRPRHVEIQILADAHGNVVHCWDRDCSLQRRHQKLVEEATASTLPDSVRAKIGEAAVRLAKTVGYVNAGTCEFLVDPDDNFYFIEVNARIQVEHPVTEMVTGIDLVQQQIRIAAGEPLPFRQQDIVTRGHAFECRINSEDPDNDFRPSPGRITALKIPGGPGVRWDSHAQAGYTVPPNYDSLVGKLIVHGATRDAAAARMRRALDELVIEGVKTTIPLHQRVFRNPDFLAGRVDTTWVERVLMPSSAGRQAQPA
- a CDS encoding M24 family metallopeptidase, whose amino-acid sequence is MERIPRRRESLRRKLAEGDLDALLVTSETNVSYLSGFTGDSSVMLLGRDGDGDVILSDGRFTTQIEQECPGLTAIIRPATQTMVQAVAEAAKARGIRRLGFESAALTVAEFDKLREALKEDAALRPTAELVEDLRQIKDESEVAAIREAIAFAEGAFTAVRAGLKPGMTEKQAADRIESEMRRLGATGASFPPIVAVGLRAALPHARPTEGAKIGDAPFVLIDWGATGRPYKSDLTRMVVTGKVTPEFETVYRTVLEAQERAIRSIRPGARAHDVDAEARSVIEDAGFGRFFDHGLGHGVGMEIHEAPRLRRQSETLLKPGMIFTVEPGIYLPEWGGVRIEDDVLVTPEGCEVLSHLPKAIDTVCL
- a CDS encoding TPM domain-containing protein, which translates into the protein MLKRTWLYAIALTAVPFFAGSRAEASEIRDKAGMFSAGAVRKATAELDRAEQRSGVSVVIETIESLPNVAANAPEAARRNAVQELADRRAREIGHEGVYWLISQKDRVYSEPLVKERYASLLPRSTRQAVGNALVSEFKKQRFDDGLLAAVGEMTQSLSSHAAAPAAVPGRRLVPGAAANHGVPDRAPRFGIGSLLFIGLAIFGVLLLFRVIGGMFRGASSMGGGMGGPGYGPGPGPGYGAGPGYGYGGGYGRGGGFFSNMLGGLGGALAGNWLYDQFSGRHGSGHVDASSYMNPGETQYTGIPDDGGDNFVGGDDNGGMGGSWGEAGDAGGGSWGDSGGGGGWFGGGGDSGGSWGGGDGGGDWGGGGGDAGGGW
- the accB gene encoding acetyl-CoA carboxylase biotin carboxyl carrier protein — encoded protein: MAENAADPGGPLDVQKIHYLVRLMKRYDITDLNINDGPLQVRLRRRGHEPAPAAQHLPGMLHYPAAFAPPPAAPAPAAPAAPAAPAPAAPQGILIKSPMVGTYYASSAPDTPVFVNVGSSIQPDTTVCIIEAMKVFTDIPAGVSGTIAEILVKNGQAVEFDQPLFRVNPA